TATGATCTAATTCTTCGGAAGAAGTTTCTAACTCGCTCTGTCAAACGTTAACCACGCTGAGAAGACTATACTTCTCACCATCGCCACTCATTCACATCATTAATCTAGTACGCGGTTACGTAATATAAACCTTCAGATGCTCCTTAATTGCTGATTGGCGCACACGCATGCTGGTCTCATAGCGTGGTACTTCATAACAGATGGATGCCTGCAACCCAATGCTTTTTGAGGAAAATTCTGTGTGCACATTTAAAAATGAAAATGATAGAAAGGCTTATATCAATATACCAAGAAGGCTATTTGATATATTTGAGTTGGTTATATGACAGAGAAGAAACCTCCAGAAGAAAAAGCAGTTCCGTCAAAGGAATACTACGAGAAGGTACGCATAAAATCTAGAGAAGCACTTCTGAAGACCATTCCATCGATACTATTGTATGTTATAACAGCTGTGCTTGTGACACTGTTTGGTCGCCTCGTGTTCTTGCCAATAGCCGGGGGCATCTACTGGTACGAATATCCCCTTCCAGAGATTCTAAATTTCATCATACTGGTTACGCTATTAGCGCTGGTGGCAAGGATACTCGTGGATGTCCGTCGGGCAGTTGACGCCATAGCGGGCATCGCCGCCTGCGAAATAGGAGCACCCTACGATGTCTCACCAGAAGAGGTTGGGCACTACAAAACCGCATTTAGGGGTATAGTCTATGTGATAGTAGTGTCGCTGGCCTTCCTGCTGTTCGCAGAACACCTAACAAACATATCACCAGGACTATCCGCGGTAGCGTTGATAGCGATCGTCGTGTGGGCGATATACCAAATCTGGAGTGCCGTTCGAGCGGTCTCAAAAGAGATCAATCGCTACGCATCTGAATGGGCTAAGAAAGTACGTTGACGCGGCTGGAGCCTAAAGACGGTGGGGCGCCGGTGAGGCTTCTAACCAAAATTGCGCTGCTGTGTGCAATATTAGCTGTTGACCTCCTCTTTTTTTTCGTTCTCCCGACCTATTTCCCCGAAACCTTTGACACTGTGTTTCAGATGACACCGTGGCCAGATGATGTTGAAAAAACGTTTGCGATATTTTCTGGTCTCGCAATTGCTGTTCTTTCATCAAGTGTGATAGTATATATCTTGGTGCAACGCTTCCGAAAAACCGTTACAATAAGGGGGTAGGGAGATGATGGAGAGGGGGGAATCTGAAGCCCGTGCACGGCTGGCTGATGTTGTGAAGGAGCACCTACCGAACACATTCACCAATTTCTCCACTGCGGTGCTCATATGGCTCTTCGGGGTCTTGGTCTACCTACCACTCGCCTACAGGATAGAGTCTATCGAGGTCCCGCTCATCTGCGGTCTAACGGTTCTTATAGGCTTCTCTGTCTTCGTCTTCAGAGGGTTTGACGGATTTAGGCGTTTGCTGGACGCTGGATCGGATGTTCTAGCACACGAGTACAGGCAGAGGAGGAAAAAGGTGAAGTTTTCTGTAGATCAGTTAAAGACTGTGACTAGATGCATAGTTTACATCGTGGCGGTTCTGATTGTATATGGGTTATACTCGCCGTTGCTCGCAGCGATATACCCGTCGTTAAGCGGCTTAGTGTTCATACCAGTAATTTTGTGGATTTTTTGGATGATCTTCAAGTCAGTAACTACATTGACTACGAGTGCATAATACCGTGGAACCTGCAGCACAGAGCCCATTCATGTAGAAAAAGCTGCCCCGAAGAGCAAAGCAAGTATGACAGAAATAGCTCTACCTTAAGAAACGTTGACATAGATTACTAGACTCATGTTATTAACCCTAGGAGTAAATCTGGCCAGATCCCCAACACGACAGTAGCTGCCGTCAACGCGACTATTGGAATGAGCAACAGCCACGAACCCTCTTTCACGTTTTCCAAGTTTTCAGGAGTTGCTCCGAAGAAGACTCTCCATACGAACCATAAGTAGTACCCTGCCGTGATTACGGAGCTAATGACTACTATGAGAGTGAACAAAACTTTTCCAGCGGCGAGTCCGCCTCCAAATATCATCCATTCACTATAAAATCCGCTCAGAGGAGGAGTTCCAGCCAGAGACAAGGCGCCTATCAAGCATGAGATGGCGGTTATAGGCATTTTTCCAGCTAAGCCGCCTAATTTTCTGATGTCTCTTGTTCCAGTTTGGTGGAGGATGACGCCGGCGCACATGAAGAGAAGACCCTTACCAATGGCGTGGTTCACTATGTGAAATAGTCCACCCGTGACCCCGAGTTCGGAGCCAACCCCGATGCCGAAGAAAATGTATCCCATCTGACTTATGCTAGAATAAGCCAACAATCGTTTGATGTCAGTTTGGGCGAGGGCCATCAATCCTCCATAAATTATCGTGACTATTCCAATGATGGCTAAATAATCTGAGGTTTGGAGCATTGTTGAGCTAAACATGGAGAGAAAAATCCTTATCATGGCGTAGGCGCCACATTTGATCATGGCTCCAGACAGCATGGCACTTATCGGCGCAGGGGCCTCAGTATGTGCGTCAGGGAGCCACGTATGCAGAGGAAATGTCGCCATCTTAACACAGAATCCAATCAGCAGTAAAGCGAAGATGAGCATTATCATGTTTGGCGGTATCTTGCCATATACTCCAGGAAGGGAGAGTGTAACGAGGTCAAAGGTGCCGGTGTAGGTGTAGATTGATAAGATCCCAAAAAGCATACACACTGCGCCAATGTGCGTAAATATGAAGTATTTGAATCCGATGGTCAATGCTCTTTTAGCTGTTCCCCAGAAAGCTATTAGGAAATAAGAAGGGATCAGCATTAACTCCCAGAAGAGGTAGAACTGGAGAAGGTTTGAGGAGAATATTACTCCGAGCATACCAGACATGAAGAGTAGCAGATTTGCATAGTAGCCTGCTTGCCTAGGTTCATATTCCATGTATTTGGTGGAGTAGAGACAGGAGAAAGCGCTGAGAACAGCGATAATTAAGCCTATGGAAAAGCTAATGTTGTCGATATAAAAGCCGAATGTAACCTCAATTGGAGATTTTATCCACTCATACGTAACGTAAATCGACTGTCCTCCGTTTTGGTAGTATCCAATAAGGTCTGGTAGCATAGAAAGAATCAAAAAAACAGAGAGAAAAGCGATTATAGTCGCTGGCCACCGGACTTTCTTTCCAACACCTCTTCCAACGAGATACAGAATGATTCCTAAAATTGCCGGAAGAAGCGTTGCCAACAGGGGTATATGGTAGAACATTAGCTTTCACCTACGGAATGAACCCTCCAAATATAAATATTAAAGCTATCAGCAACACAATTCCAACGGAAACCGCTAGCATATTGTAGGACAAAATTCCTGAATGAGTCTTTCTGAAACGTCGACAAAACGATGTCGTAACATTTGCTATTAAGTAGTTAAGTGCATCGATGCCTCCAAGCTCAAGTTTCTTATACGCGGCCTTAGATATTCGCTTGAAGAAACCTGCAACAGAATAGTTGAACTTGTCGATACCTCCAAACTCCAATCTTTTATACAACCCTTTTGAAAGTGCGATCGCTGGATAAGCGAAGATTTTGTAGTAAAGCGCGTTGATGTAAAATC
This sequence is a window from Candidatus Bathyarchaeota archaeon. Protein-coding genes within it:
- a CDS encoding NADH-quinone oxidoreductase subunit M encodes the protein MFYHIPLLATLLPAILGIILYLVGRGVGKKVRWPATIIAFLSVFLILSMLPDLIGYYQNGGQSIYVTYEWIKSPIEVTFGFYIDNISFSIGLIIAVLSAFSCLYSTKYMEYEPRQAGYYANLLLFMSGMLGVIFSSNLLQFYLFWELMLIPSYFLIAFWGTAKRALTIGFKYFIFTHIGAVCMLFGILSIYTYTGTFDLVTLSLPGVYGKIPPNMIMLIFALLLIGFCVKMATFPLHTWLPDAHTEAPAPISAMLSGAMIKCGAYAMIRIFLSMFSSTMLQTSDYLAIIGIVTIIYGGLMALAQTDIKRLLAYSSISQMGYIFFGIGVGSELGVTGGLFHIVNHAIGKGLLFMCAGVILHQTGTRDIRKLGGLAGKMPITAISCLIGALSLAGTPPLSGFYSEWMIFGGGLAAGKVLFTLIVVISSVITAGYYLWFVWRVFFGATPENLENVKEGSWLLLIPIVALTAATVVLGIWPDLLLGLIT